The Meiothermus cerbereus DSM 11376 genome includes a window with the following:
- the fabF gene encoding beta-ketoacyl-ACP synthase II, translating to MRRVVVTGIGPIAPNGIGAEAFHKAQLEGKSGIRRITQFDASSYPVQIAGEVDINPEAYIDRRELRRLDRFTQLALIAGHLALQDAGLEPEKEDPTRIGTLIGTGIGGMITWQEQSRVLFEKGGTRLSPFFIPMMIANMASAHLAMKYGFMGPSSTVVTACATGSDAIGNAFRVVQLGEADVMLTGGTEAVVTEMAIGSFGVMRALSTRNHEPEKASRPFTKSRDGFVLSEGAAVLVLEEYERARARGARIYAELVGFGRSADAHHITEPHPEGKGAALAMKAALKDAKISPEQVGYINAHGTSTPVGDKAETLAIKNVFGEHAYKLAVSSTKSMIGHLLGAAGAIEAIASVQALASGILPPTINLDDPDPELDLDYVPNTPREKQVDYALSNSFAFGGMNATLLFKRV from the coding sequence ATGCGTCGCGTCGTTGTTACTGGAATCGGCCCGATTGCTCCCAATGGCATCGGGGCTGAAGCCTTCCATAAAGCCCAGCTCGAGGGTAAATCTGGCATCCGTAGGATTACCCAGTTTGATGCCTCGAGCTACCCGGTTCAGATTGCGGGGGAGGTGGACATCAACCCTGAAGCCTACATTGACCGGCGTGAGCTGCGCCGTCTGGATCGCTTCACCCAGCTAGCCCTGATCGCCGGACATCTGGCCTTACAGGATGCGGGCCTCGAGCCCGAAAAAGAAGACCCCACCCGCATCGGTACCCTTATCGGAACGGGCATCGGGGGCATGATTACCTGGCAGGAGCAGAGCAGGGTGCTGTTTGAAAAAGGCGGTACCCGCCTTTCGCCTTTCTTTATTCCCATGATGATTGCCAACATGGCCTCGGCCCATCTGGCCATGAAATATGGCTTCATGGGGCCTTCGTCTACCGTGGTGACGGCCTGTGCCACTGGCTCAGACGCCATCGGTAATGCGTTTCGGGTTGTACAGCTAGGCGAGGCCGATGTAATGCTCACCGGCGGCACCGAGGCGGTGGTTACCGAGATGGCCATTGGCAGCTTTGGGGTGATGCGGGCCCTTTCGACCCGTAACCATGAGCCTGAAAAAGCCAGCCGCCCCTTTACCAAAAGCCGCGACGGCTTTGTGCTCTCGGAAGGGGCTGCGGTCTTGGTGTTGGAAGAGTACGAGCGAGCCAGGGCCCGCGGGGCCAGAATATACGCCGAGCTGGTCGGTTTTGGCCGCAGCGCCGATGCCCACCACATCACCGAGCCTCATCCGGAAGGTAAGGGGGCTGCTCTCGCTATGAAAGCCGCCCTCAAGGACGCAAAAATCAGCCCTGAGCAGGTGGGTTACATCAACGCCCACGGCACCTCGACGCCAGTTGGGGATAAAGCCGAGACCCTGGCCATCAAAAATGTTTTTGGCGAGCACGCCTACAAGCTTGCGGTCTCGTCCACCAAGAGCATGATTGGACACCTGCTGGGCGCGGCGGGGGCCATTGAGGCCATTGCAAGCGTTCAGGCCCTGGCGAGCGGAATTCTGCCCCCCACCATTAACCTCGACGACCCTGACCCCGAACTCGACCTCGACTATGTGCCCAACACCCCTCGAGAAAAGCAGGTGGACTACGCCCTTTCGAACTCCTTTGCTTTTGGGGGCATGAACGCGACCCTGTTGTTTAAGCGGGTGTAG
- a CDS encoding S41 family peptidase: MRKLFATLALLLGSLSLASPAQDLFDQASFYVEFYYYGPAALNLKELTARYQSALDRACAPQKDTCSYSQAVPIIQQMVEELNDNHTYYLSPEALRSTRESRQGNAPSRTLRIGVTHLPIPGSRDRLIVDVVEGGPADEAGLAYGDRIIAINGRPLSELPDDNQVVQFLTQSVQSGRPVVLSILRGPERQRLEITLTGREINLARFPSLKIRPDGVAVLKIPDFDAQGQVGRRVHELVREAQQKNARAMILELRGNSGGLLTEMIVSAAAFLDEAYVALVDRYQTERNEFRVRDGRLTVTRNGQAESANLPFLTRWRGPLVVLVDGNTASGGEYLASALQKARVAPLVGVPTLGIGNTTTRPFNLINGGALSISYNRAFFADGTPFPARATPDFVVESSLEQLANTGRDLPFEKALEALGIRSTGR; encoded by the coding sequence ATGCGCAAACTGTTTGCAACCCTGGCCCTGCTGCTCGGCTCGCTTTCGCTGGCCTCTCCTGCCCAGGATTTATTCGACCAGGCCAGCTTCTATGTGGAATTCTATTACTACGGCCCCGCTGCCCTGAACCTCAAGGAGCTTACGGCCCGCTACCAAAGTGCGCTGGATCGCGCCTGTGCACCCCAAAAAGACACCTGCTCCTATAGCCAGGCGGTGCCCATCATCCAGCAGATGGTGGAGGAGTTGAACGACAACCACACCTATTACCTGAGCCCCGAAGCCCTGCGCAGCACCCGTGAGAGTCGCCAGGGCAACGCACCTTCCCGCACGCTGCGTATCGGCGTAACCCACCTGCCCATACCCGGCTCCCGTGACCGCCTGATTGTGGATGTGGTAGAGGGAGGGCCTGCCGACGAGGCTGGTTTGGCCTATGGTGACCGCATCATTGCCATCAACGGTCGGCCCCTAAGCGAGTTACCCGACGACAACCAGGTCGTGCAGTTTTTGACGCAATCGGTGCAGTCAGGGCGTCCGGTGGTTCTCAGTATTTTGCGGGGCCCTGAACGCCAGCGCCTCGAGATCACCCTTACGGGCCGCGAGATCAACCTGGCCCGCTTCCCCTCGCTCAAAATTAGGCCGGACGGGGTGGCGGTGCTCAAAATCCCCGACTTCGACGCTCAGGGTCAGGTGGGGCGGCGGGTGCACGAGCTTGTGCGCGAAGCCCAGCAGAAAAACGCACGGGCCATGATACTGGAATTGCGGGGTAATAGCGGCGGATTGCTCACCGAGATGATCGTTTCGGCGGCTGCTTTCCTGGATGAAGCTTATGTGGCCCTGGTGGATCGCTACCAGACCGAGCGCAACGAGTTCCGCGTCCGCGATGGACGGCTTACTGTTACCCGCAATGGTCAAGCTGAGAGCGCCAACCTGCCTTTTCTGACCCGCTGGCGTGGCCCACTGGTGGTGTTGGTAGACGGAAATACCGCCTCGGGCGGGGAGTACCTGGCCTCGGCCCTCCAGAAGGCCAGGGTGGCACCTCTGGTAGGCGTGCCCACCCTGGGCATCGGCAATACCACCACCCGCCCCTTCAACCTGATTAACGGAGGGGCCCTGAGCATCTCCTACAACCGGGCCTTTTTTGCTGATGGAACACCTTTCCCAGCTCGAGCCACCCCGGATTTTGTGGTGGAGAGTTCCCTCGAGCAGCTCGCCAACACCGGGCGCGACCTCCCTTTCGAGAAGGCCCTGGAGGCGCTGGGCATTAGGTCTACAGGCCGCTAG
- a CDS encoding ABC transporter ATP-binding protein — MLIEAVSVSKRYGRDWVLRNLDFQLAKHEALALVGPNGVGKTTLLRVLAGLVRPTQGSVRLGGRVGFLANPPAFHRHFTGAENLHYALRLDGRADSRSEIQAALAQVGLPFDKPVLSYSSGMKKRLAMARLRLQNPDIWLLDEPEAALDAEGRGLLENLVSYARSFGGVVVATHDKSWLPLVDRVVELEPA; from the coding sequence ATGCTGATCGAGGCGGTATCGGTTTCCAAGCGCTACGGGCGGGACTGGGTGCTACGCAACCTGGATTTCCAACTGGCTAAACACGAAGCCCTAGCCCTGGTAGGGCCCAACGGTGTGGGTAAAACCACTTTGCTGCGGGTGCTGGCCGGGCTGGTGCGCCCCACCCAGGGCTCGGTTCGGCTTGGCGGCAGGGTGGGGTTTCTGGCCAATCCACCGGCTTTTCATCGGCACTTTACCGGAGCCGAAAACCTGCATTACGCCTTGCGACTCGATGGGCGAGCCGACAGCCGCAGCGAGATTCAGGCAGCCTTGGCCCAGGTTGGGCTTCCCTTCGATAAGCCCGTGTTGAGTTACAGCAGCGGCATGAAAAAGCGACTGGCCATGGCAAGGCTGCGCCTGCAAAACCCAGATATCTGGCTGCTGGACGAGCCCGAAGCAGCCCTGGATGCAGAAGGACGGGGCTTGCTAGAAAACCTGGTGAGCTACGCCCGGTCGTTCGGAGGGGTGGTAGTCGCTACCCACGACAAAAGCTGGCTTCCGTTGGTAGACCGGGTGGTCGAGCTCGAGCCCGCCTAG
- the queA gene encoding tRNA preQ1(34) S-adenosylmethionine ribosyltransferase-isomerase QueA, which translates to MNLEDFDYHLPPELIAQSGAEPRDASRLMVVDRKRGEIEHRIFRDLPQYLRAGDVLVLNESKVIPARTFATNPHGTGLEVLLVREVPTSQGLWEALLKPAKRARVGSRLTFADGLTATVEAIEEDGTRLLRFSGNVWEHLENIGKTPLPPYIHASVDPARYQTVYAKTPGSVAAPTAGLHFTPELMNKIGGLGVEIHYVTLHVGPGTFKPVQGDPNQHVMHLEPYEVSPETATAINRAKAEGRRVIAVGTTVVRTLETAWDGTQLQAGQGETQLFIRPGFQYHVVDALITNFHLPKSTLLMLVSAFMGHGLMQRAYQTAVAERYRFYSLGDAMLIL; encoded by the coding sequence ATGAACCTCGAGGACTTTGACTACCACCTACCACCCGAACTCATTGCCCAGAGCGGCGCCGAACCCCGGGATGCGTCGCGCCTGATGGTGGTTGACCGCAAGAGGGGTGAAATCGAGCACCGCATCTTCCGTGACCTGCCCCAGTACCTTCGGGCGGGCGACGTGCTGGTGCTCAACGAGAGCAAGGTCATTCCGGCCCGCACCTTTGCCACCAACCCCCACGGGACGGGGCTCGAGGTTCTGCTGGTGCGGGAAGTCCCCACGAGCCAAGGGCTATGGGAGGCCCTGCTCAAGCCCGCCAAACGGGCCAGGGTGGGCTCCCGGCTGACCTTTGCCGATGGGCTCACCGCCACCGTAGAGGCGATTGAAGAAGACGGAACCCGCTTGCTGCGTTTTTCCGGCAATGTGTGGGAACACCTGGAAAACATCGGAAAAACTCCTCTTCCGCCCTATATTCATGCCTCGGTAGACCCCGCCCGCTACCAGACCGTGTACGCCAAAACCCCCGGCTCGGTGGCAGCGCCCACCGCAGGGCTACACTTCACCCCCGAACTGATGAACAAGATCGGAGGGCTGGGGGTGGAGATTCACTACGTCACCCTGCACGTAGGCCCCGGCACCTTCAAGCCCGTACAGGGCGACCCCAACCAGCATGTGATGCACCTGGAACCATACGAAGTTTCGCCCGAAACCGCTACAGCCATAAACCGCGCCAAGGCCGAGGGGCGGCGCGTGATTGCGGTGGGAACTACCGTGGTGCGGACGCTCGAGACCGCCTGGGATGGAACCCAGCTTCAAGCAGGCCAGGGCGAAACCCAGCTTTTTATTCGTCCAGGCTTCCAGTACCACGTGGTAGATGCCCTCATCACCAACTTTCACCTGCCCAAATCCACCCTGCTGATGCTGGTCTCGGCCTTTATGGGGCATGGGCTGATGCAGCGGGCCTACCAGACCGCCGTGGCGGAGCGGTACCGCTTCTATAGCCTGGGCGATGCCATGCTGATTTTGTAA
- a CDS encoding S41 family peptidase: MTLRQALLSGLAVLGMAGSALASPAQDLFDQATFLIGFYYNGPAKVPHFRELRRQYQPELQRLCATEGDRCGFDKARRVIERIVQDIADPFTMLLTRDQLIDDQRYGAGLGPAAPWVGVWVRETPRGLVVSEAFPGEPAYEAGLRRGDLITQVAGQPATLARLSAAEAARNAFSLSYTRQGTARTVTLTPRVAGATMQPRLEINNNTAYLRVYHLYSSENYSTAQRIHDAARQAEQAGARGMIVDLRDALTGYDSEALLSAAAFIGRGGFIYDRRFEGQDETHTVENGKLYVQPEGEEKEEQSALERPYLARIPLVVLVNRNTFNSAEMLAYFLQAAGRARVVGEPTAGALGMSGSAEGPLINGEFIAVSSLRMRNLDGSPFPLKVSPDVVMEDDLEALVTGRDRILERALEMLR; this comes from the coding sequence ATGACCCTGCGTCAAGCGTTGTTGAGCGGTTTGGCGGTGCTCGGAATGGCCGGTTCGGCGCTGGCCTCTCCTGCCCAGGATTTATTCGACCAGGCCACCTTTCTGATAGGTTTCTATTACAACGGCCCGGCTAAAGTCCCCCACTTTAGGGAGCTCCGGCGGCAGTATCAGCCAGAACTCCAGCGGCTTTGCGCTACCGAAGGGGATCGCTGCGGCTTCGATAAGGCCAGACGGGTTATCGAACGCATTGTGCAGGACATTGCCGACCCTTTTACAATGCTGCTTACCAGAGACCAGCTCATTGACGACCAGCGCTATGGGGCGGGCCTGGGGCCGGCTGCCCCCTGGGTGGGGGTCTGGGTGCGGGAGACCCCCAGGGGGCTGGTGGTGAGCGAGGCCTTTCCTGGCGAGCCTGCTTATGAGGCAGGGCTGCGCCGGGGCGACCTGATTACCCAGGTTGCAGGCCAGCCCGCAACCCTGGCCCGCCTGAGTGCGGCTGAGGCAGCCCGCAATGCCTTTAGCCTGAGCTACACCCGCCAGGGGACGGCCCGCACGGTCACCCTTACCCCTCGGGTCGCCGGGGCCACCATGCAGCCCCGGCTCGAGATCAACAACAACACGGCCTATCTGCGCGTCTATCACCTGTACAGCTCCGAAAACTACTCCACGGCCCAGCGCATTCACGATGCCGCACGCCAGGCGGAGCAAGCCGGTGCTCGAGGGATGATAGTCGATCTCCGTGACGCCCTTACCGGCTACGATTCGGAAGCCCTGCTGAGTGCGGCGGCCTTTATCGGCAGGGGTGGGTTTATCTACGACCGCCGCTTTGAAGGTCAGGACGAGACCCACACGGTGGAAAACGGTAAGCTCTATGTGCAGCCCGAAGGCGAGGAGAAGGAAGAACAAAGCGCCCTCGAGCGGCCCTACCTGGCCCGTATACCACTGGTGGTGCTGGTCAACCGAAACACCTTCAACTCCGCGGAGATGCTGGCCTATTTCCTGCAGGCCGCGGGCCGGGCCAGGGTGGTGGGCGAGCCTACGGCCGGCGCCCTGGGGATGTCCGGGAGCGCTGAAGGCCCCCTCATCAACGGCGAGTTTATTGCGGTTTCCTCACTCAGAATGCGCAACCTGGACGGCTCGCCCTTCCCCCTAAAAGTCAGCCCCGACGTGGTGATGGAAGACGACCTCGAGGCCCTCGTTACAGGGCGCGACCGGATACTGGAGCGTGCCCTGGAAATGCTGCGGTAG
- a CDS encoding GrpB family protein produces MPQPIVVVDYDPSWPKVFERLRALIWPVVQDFALGIEHVGSTSVPGLAAKPIIDMDVIVASPAQIPLAIERLGTLGYVHRGNLGIEGREAFQQPAHLPAHHLYVCLQDSVSLRNHLALRDYLRSHPEAMQVYGALKKRLAQEHAHDIEAYIEAKSDLILSMLAQTGFQTDQIATIREQNRAKP; encoded by the coding sequence ATGCCCCAACCCATAGTGGTGGTGGACTATGACCCTTCCTGGCCCAAAGTCTTTGAACGGCTTCGGGCTCTGATTTGGCCAGTTGTACAGGATTTTGCCCTGGGAATTGAGCACGTGGGCAGTACCTCGGTTCCGGGGTTGGCCGCCAAGCCCATCATAGATATGGACGTGATCGTTGCCTCTCCTGCACAGATTCCCCTAGCCATCGAGCGACTGGGAACTCTGGGCTATGTGCACCGGGGCAACCTGGGTATCGAGGGTCGGGAAGCCTTCCAACAACCGGCCCACTTGCCGGCGCATCACCTGTATGTTTGCCTGCAGGACAGCGTAAGCCTGCGCAACCACCTCGCCTTGCGGGACTATCTGCGGTCTCATCCAGAGGCGATGCAGGTTTATGGAGCCCTAAAGAAGCGTCTAGCCCAGGAACACGCCCACGACATCGAGGCCTATATCGAGGCTAAAAGCGATCTGATTCTGTCTATGCTGGCTCAAACTGGTTTCCAGACCGATCAGATAGCCACCATTCGAGAACAGAACCGGGCTAAACCCTAG
- a CDS encoding NYN domain-containing protein, protein MNDPFGRIPGWNPQQRVGLFVDTQNLYHSARDYYGQNVNFESLMRFAIGNRQLVRATAYVVEREHDTSAWPFIYKLSTIGFRVRRMNLTLKETTDEGKPIYEGNWDMGIAADMVRLMHTLDVVVLGSGDGDFVDIVEVLMERGIRVEVIAFKETTSQKLIDAVDRFIHLPEIENAFVPSKERERTVIPRTE, encoded by the coding sequence ATGAACGACCCTTTTGGCCGTATCCCTGGTTGGAACCCCCAGCAGCGCGTAGGCCTGTTTGTGGATACCCAAAACCTCTATCATTCGGCCCGCGACTACTACGGACAGAACGTCAACTTTGAAAGCCTGATGCGCTTTGCTATTGGCAACCGCCAGTTGGTACGGGCCACGGCCTATGTGGTCGAGCGCGAGCACGACACTTCGGCCTGGCCCTTCATCTACAAGCTTTCTACCATCGGCTTTCGGGTGCGGCGGATGAACCTGACCCTCAAGGAAACCACCGACGAAGGCAAACCCATCTACGAGGGCAACTGGGACATGGGCATTGCTGCCGACATGGTGCGGCTGATGCACACCCTGGATGTGGTGGTGCTGGGCAGCGGCGACGGCGACTTTGTGGACATTGTAGAGGTGCTGATGGAGCGCGGCATCCGGGTAGAGGTCATTGCCTTCAAGGAGACCACCTCGCAGAAGCTGATTGACGCGGTAGACCGTTTTATTCACCTACCCGAGATCGAGAATGCCTTTGTACCGAGCAAAGAGCGGGAACGTACGGTGATACCGCGAACGGAGTGA
- the cysE gene encoding serine O-acetyltransferase: MERFKEDVKAVLDRDPAARGALEAVLFSPGMHALWMHRLNHWLWQANFKLLARILAHFTRMLTGVEIHPGARIGRRVVIDHGMGIVIGETAEIGDDVLMYHGVTLGGTGFTREKRHPTIGNRVLLGAHAVVLGPIVVGDDAKVGAGAVVTKPVPPGATAIGNPAQIVVRERPLEPVEA, translated from the coding sequence GTGGAACGGTTTAAAGAGGATGTGAAGGCTGTGTTGGATCGAGATCCGGCGGCCAGGGGAGCCCTCGAGGCTGTTCTTTTCAGCCCTGGGATGCATGCTTTGTGGATGCACCGGCTCAACCACTGGCTCTGGCAGGCCAATTTCAAGCTACTGGCGCGCATTCTCGCCCACTTCACACGTATGCTGACGGGGGTAGAGATACACCCTGGGGCCCGCATTGGCCGCCGGGTGGTCATAGACCACGGGATGGGCATCGTGATTGGCGAAACCGCCGAGATAGGCGACGATGTGCTGATGTACCACGGCGTGACCCTGGGGGGTACGGGCTTCACCCGCGAGAAGCGCCACCCCACCATTGGCAACCGGGTGTTGCTGGGGGCGCATGCGGTGGTGCTGGGACCGATTGTGGTAGGAGACGATGCCAAGGTGGGCGCAGGGGCGGTGGTGACCAAGCCCGTACCCCCCGGCGCAACCGCCATTGGCAATCCCGCGCAGATTGTCGTGCGGGAGAGGCCGCTCGAGCCCGTGGAAGCCTAA
- a CDS encoding sensor histidine kinase, protein MQDSIQEYQREQRIRTILEAIPDDMMLVDSEGNIREYKAGKSSSHLPMDRFLGTTLGELFVQDVAQALQRAVRAVLAGEQAEELELNLEGRDFEARIVPMESDTALILFRDVTHEREAERLKSEFIAAVSHELKTPLASILGFSELLLGGNYSPSELEGFLENIQHSSLRLKDMVNNLLDTSRLEAGRFSIGKQPVDLQATLAQIAHSFAGVAKLSQIQFTLELDTLPIIEADPERIGQVVGNLLSNAFKFCPRQGAIWLRARPQDGVLIEVEDTGPGIPLEEQGQLFQRYSRTRSAIARGIVGTGLGLYISKAIVEAHQGRIWVESQEGRGAKFCVWLPM, encoded by the coding sequence ATGCAAGACAGCATACAGGAATATCAGCGTGAGCAGCGTATTCGCACCATATTGGAGGCTATTCCGGACGATATGATGCTGGTGGATTCGGAGGGCAACATCCGCGAGTACAAGGCGGGTAAGAGTTCCAGCCATCTGCCTATGGATCGCTTCCTAGGGACAACCCTGGGTGAGCTTTTTGTTCAAGATGTGGCCCAGGCGCTTCAACGGGCAGTTCGGGCGGTGCTGGCAGGTGAGCAGGCCGAGGAGCTAGAGCTTAACCTGGAGGGGCGAGACTTTGAGGCCCGGATTGTCCCCATGGAAAGCGACACCGCTCTGATTCTTTTTCGGGACGTTACGCATGAACGCGAGGCCGAGCGGCTAAAGTCGGAGTTTATTGCGGCGGTTTCACACGAACTTAAGACGCCGCTGGCTTCCATTCTGGGTTTTAGCGAGCTGCTGCTTGGCGGTAACTATAGCCCTTCGGAGCTCGAGGGTTTTTTGGAGAACATTCAGCACAGCAGCCTGCGGCTGAAGGATATGGTCAACAACCTGCTGGACACCTCGCGCCTGGAAGCTGGCCGGTTTAGCATTGGCAAGCAGCCGGTAGACCTGCAGGCTACCCTGGCCCAGATTGCCCATAGCTTTGCCGGGGTAGCCAAGCTCAGCCAGATTCAATTCACCCTCGAGCTCGACACACTGCCCATCATCGAGGCCGACCCAGAGCGCATTGGTCAGGTGGTAGGCAATCTGCTTTCCAATGCCTTTAAGTTCTGTCCACGCCAGGGTGCCATCTGGTTGCGGGCCAGGCCGCAGGATGGGGTGTTAATTGAGGTCGAAGATACTGGCCCCGGCATCCCGCTGGAGGAGCAGGGCCAGCTTTTTCAGCGCTACAGCCGCACCAGAAGCGCCATCGCCAGGGGCATTGTGGGTACGGGTCTGGGGCTTTACATTTCCAAGGCCATCGTGGAGGCCCACCAGGGGCGCATCTGGGTAGAGTCGCAGGAGGGCCGAGGAGCCAAATTTTGCGTCTGGTTGCCCATGTAG
- a CDS encoding GNAT family N-acetyltransferase: MKVSTRLDFLPVTSDSATVVHSLYLNCPTYISLIGGDMPSLNDIQRELDTLRHDTRRQAVLLLHQDRAVGFLDYKVAYPDLHSATISLLLIEEKLQGQGLGKAAVEQLEALLRSRMDRLYAVVYGNNQQAKRFWERLGFEHLRDSGPTLSWYLKALK, from the coding sequence ATGAAAGTTTCTACGCGCCTCGACTTCCTGCCTGTTACAAGTGATTCAGCTACAGTCGTGCACAGTTTGTATCTGAATTGCCCCACCTATATCTCGCTTATCGGGGGCGACATGCCCTCCCTGAACGACATTCAACGTGAGCTCGATACCCTTCGCCATGACACCCGGCGTCAGGCGGTTTTGCTTTTGCACCAAGACCGGGCCGTGGGTTTTCTGGACTACAAAGTGGCCTACCCCGACCTGCACTCGGCAACCATCAGCCTGTTGCTCATCGAAGAGAAACTTCAGGGCCAGGGCCTGGGCAAAGCTGCAGTGGAGCAGCTCGAGGCCCTGCTGCGAAGCCGTATGGATCGGTTATACGCAGTGGTGTATGGCAACAACCAGCAGGCCAAACGCTTCTGGGAGCGGCTGGGCTTTGAGCACCTGCGCGATAGTGGCCCTACCTTAAGCTGGTACTTGAAAGCCCTGAAGTAA
- a CDS encoding YebC/PmpR family DNA-binding transcriptional regulator has product MAGHSKWAQIKRKKAANDLKKGKIVSKYLRLIAAAARAGGSADPAANVNLRNLIEAARDADVPNDNIERLLKRLAGGDDEGSHYEEVVYEGYAPGGVAIIVQALSDNRNRTASEVRHVFNKHGGSLGATGSVSWQFDRRGYIWITPNSEAAQEAAIEAGALDFQESEEGLEIYTDPHEVYAVANTLKAKGFKPEDTEITLVPQNTMRLSQEEAEKVLRMVEALEELEDVQNVYTNLNLDNVSIGA; this is encoded by the coding sequence ATGGCTGGCCATAGCAAATGGGCTCAAATTAAGCGCAAAAAAGCCGCTAACGACCTCAAAAAGGGAAAGATTGTCAGCAAGTACCTGCGTCTGATTGCAGCCGCGGCCAGGGCTGGCGGTAGTGCAGACCCAGCCGCAAACGTCAACCTGCGCAACCTGATCGAAGCTGCCAGGGATGCAGACGTTCCCAACGACAACATCGAGCGCCTCTTGAAACGCCTGGCCGGCGGCGATGACGAAGGCAGCCACTACGAAGAGGTGGTCTACGAAGGTTATGCGCCGGGTGGGGTAGCCATCATCGTGCAAGCCCTTTCCGACAACCGCAACCGCACGGCCTCTGAGGTACGCCACGTATTCAACAAGCATGGGGGGAGTCTGGGGGCCACTGGCTCGGTCTCGTGGCAGTTTGACCGGCGGGGTTACATCTGGATTACACCCAACAGCGAGGCCGCCCAAGAAGCCGCCATCGAGGCCGGGGCGCTGGACTTCCAGGAGAGCGAAGAAGGCCTGGAAATCTACACCGACCCCCACGAAGTCTACGCCGTAGCCAACACCCTCAAGGCCAAAGGCTTTAAGCCCGAGGATACCGAAATCACCCTGGTGCCACAAAACACCATGCGCCTGAGCCAGGAGGAAGCCGAAAAAGTGCTCCGGATGGTAGAAGCATTAGAAGAGCTCGAGGACGTGCAAAACGTATACACTAACCTGAACCTCGACAACGTTAGTATTGGAGCTTAA
- a CDS encoding cytochrome c biogenesis CcdA family protein, translating into MSLIAAFLAGILSFLSPCVLPLVPTYLLYLSGERGRPLFNAFFFVGGFSLVFLLLGLPFTILGGLLSEHRQLLGQVGGVVLALFGLYMLGLKPRWGVNLRYQGDTSRPWGAFMLGMVLGLGWTPCIGPILGGILTLTATGGGVGFLLAYILGLAVPFLLVALFADRIRPALRRAARFSHGAEVAAGVVLVAVGILMLTGSFTQLNSFFLKITPEWLLNLEKSLLGQ; encoded by the coding sequence ATGAGCCTGATCGCCGCTTTTCTGGCCGGCATTCTATCTTTTTTGTCCCCCTGCGTATTACCGCTGGTGCCCACCTATTTGCTTTATTTGAGCGGAGAGCGGGGGCGGCCCCTTTTCAACGCCTTCTTCTTTGTGGGTGGGTTCTCGCTGGTGTTCTTGTTGTTGGGGCTGCCCTTCACCATCCTGGGAGGGCTGCTGTCCGAGCATCGGCAGTTGCTGGGGCAGGTGGGCGGGGTAGTTTTGGCGCTGTTTGGGTTGTACATGTTGGGCCTGAAGCCCAGGTGGGGGGTTAATTTGCGCTACCAGGGAGATACCAGCCGCCCCTGGGGGGCCTTTATGCTAGGCATGGTTCTGGGACTGGGCTGGACACCCTGTATTGGCCCGATTCTAGGGGGTATTCTAACCCTCACGGCCACAGGTGGCGGGGTCGGCTTTCTCCTGGCTTATATCCTGGGGCTGGCCGTCCCGTTTTTGCTGGTGGCCCTTTTTGCCGACCGCATCCGCCCCGCGCTGCGCAGGGCAGCCCGCTTTTCTCATGGGGCCGAAGTGGCGGCTGGGGTGGTTCTGGTTGCAGTGGGGATACTGATGCTTACCGGCTCTTTCACGCAGCTCAACAGCTTCTTCCTAAAAATTACCCCCGAGTGGCTGCTGAACCTGGAGAAGAGCCTGCTGGGCCAGTAA